A single window of Mycoplasma bradburyae DNA harbors:
- a CDS encoding NAD(P)H-dependent glycerol-3-phosphate dehydrogenase, translating into MKRKVAILGTGAWGTALANVLLKNNHTVKMWGIDLDEIKDLNNGYNTRYFGHKKLYKAPDLASTDLEEVVSDCDFVLLAIPSKFFGDVLDKLANVLKDRKINLINVAKGIDSNTKQFWSDVIRKLFEKNLLSLTSLLGPSFAIEVFNNHPTVINAVSSDINACKDVCELFNNDTFELIPYQNELSAQLFAAIKNVCAIGTGIIFEQSQSANTRCAFLTKLFNEMDSMYQGLAKDNYNPKDCNQLSGIGDFILTCTNPQSRNFSFGNLIAKYGIKNALSKNNNTVEGYVAAKTMYELIKANNLELKLLTTIYQILYEDLDESILMKKLIN; encoded by the coding sequence ATGAAAAGAAAAGTTGCGATCTTGGGAACAGGGGCATGAGGCACTGCTCTAGCAAATGTTTTATTAAAAAATAACCATACTGTAAAAATGTGGGGGATTGATTTAGATGAGATCAAAGACCTAAATAATGGTTATAATACTAGATATTTTGGTCATAAAAAGTTATATAAAGCTCCAGATTTAGCTTCAACTGATTTAGAAGAAGTTGTAAGTGATTGTGACTTTGTTTTATTAGCGATCCCTTCTAAATTCTTTGGAGATGTTTTAGATAAACTTGCTAATGTTTTAAAAGATCGTAAGATTAATTTAATTAATGTAGCAAAAGGGATTGATTCTAATACTAAGCAATTTTGATCTGATGTAATTAGAAAGTTATTCGAGAAAAACCTATTGTCATTAACTTCATTACTAGGTCCTTCATTTGCGATCGAAGTATTTAACAACCATCCAACAGTAATTAACGCTGTATCAAGCGATATTAATGCTTGCAAAGATGTTTGCGAGTTATTTAACAACGACACTTTTGAATTAATTCCTTATCAAAATGAATTATCTGCTCAACTATTTGCTGCGATTAAAAATGTTTGTGCGATAGGTACAGGAATTATTTTCGAACAAAGTCAATCAGCTAACACAAGATGCGCTTTTTTAACTAAACTATTTAACGAAATGGATAGCATGTACCAAGGTTTAGCTAAAGATAACTACAATCCTAAAGATTGTAATCAATTAAGCGGAATTGGTGATTTCATTTTAACTTGTACTAATCCACAATCAAGAAACTTTAGTTTTGGTAATCTAATCGCTAAATATGGGATAAAAAATGCTTTATCTAAAAATAACAATACTGTAGAAGGTTATGTAGCTGCTAAAACAATGTACGAATTGATTAAAGCTAATAACTTAGAATTAAAATTGCTTACAACGATTTATCAAATATTATACGAAGATTTGGATGAATCTATTTTGATGAAAAAATTGATTAATTAA
- the sufB gene encoding Fe-S cluster assembly protein SufB, which yields MAISKKILNKKYQYGFYDKDTAIFETNKGISREIVKKISKLKNEPEWMLKIRLDAFDKFIKMPNPSFGPDLSFINYDNAIMYSKAIDNPQTDWENVPKKIKNTFKKLGIMEAEAKFLNGVSTQYDSQAVYNNIAKELEENGVIFTDTDTAVQKYPELVKKYFGSIVPADDNKFAALNTAFWSGGSFVYVPKGVEIRKPLQAYFRINGKNVGQFERTIIILEEGAKCHYVEGCTAPVYSEDNLHCAVVEVFLHKNSVGRYTTIQNWSDNVLNLVTKRSIVYENAKMSWIDGNIGARINMKYPSSILAGEYASSDCISIAVANKGIIQDAGAKMIHLAPHTKSRIVSKSVSFNGGDTCYRGFVKIDKNAHYSSSKVECDTLLMDNISRTDTLPTEIIKNKYSTLEHEAKVSNISEEQLFYMMSKGISKEVAENLIVLGFIEPFTKELPMEYAIELNRLITMDMEGSVG from the coding sequence ATGGCTATTTCAAAAAAAATCTTAAATAAAAAATATCAATATGGATTTTATGATAAAGATACAGCTATCTTTGAAACTAATAAAGGAATTTCTAGAGAAATAGTTAAAAAGATCTCTAAATTAAAAAATGAACCAGAATGAATGCTAAAAATTAGATTAGATGCATTTGATAAGTTTATTAAAATGCCTAATCCTAGTTTTGGTCCTGATCTATCATTTATTAATTATGATAATGCCATAATGTATTCTAAAGCGATTGATAATCCGCAAACAGATTGAGAAAACGTACCTAAAAAGATCAAAAATACTTTTAAAAAATTAGGTATTATGGAAGCTGAAGCGAAATTCCTAAATGGTGTATCAACTCAATATGATTCTCAAGCTGTATATAACAATATCGCTAAAGAATTGGAAGAAAACGGAGTTATTTTTACTGATACTGATACAGCAGTTCAAAAATATCCTGAATTAGTTAAAAAATACTTTGGATCAATTGTCCCTGCAGATGATAACAAATTCGCGGCTTTAAACACAGCTTTTTGATCTGGTGGTTCATTTGTATATGTACCCAAAGGTGTTGAGATTAGAAAACCACTGCAAGCTTATTTTAGAATCAATGGAAAAAACGTTGGTCAATTTGAAAGAACAATTATAATTCTAGAAGAAGGCGCTAAATGTCACTATGTTGAAGGATGTACTGCTCCTGTATATTCTGAAGATAACTTACATTGCGCTGTTGTTGAAGTTTTCTTGCATAAAAACTCAGTTGGTCGATATACAACGATTCAAAATTGGTCTGATAATGTTCTAAACTTAGTTACTAAACGTTCAATTGTTTATGAAAATGCTAAGATGTCTTGAATTGATGGGAATATTGGAGCAAGAATCAATATGAAGTACCCGTCATCAATTCTTGCGGGTGAATATGCTTCTAGTGATTGTATCTCAATAGCAGTAGCGAATAAAGGAATTATTCAAGACGCAGGAGCTAAAATGATTCATTTAGCTCCGCATACAAAATCTAGAATAGTATCTAAATCAGTTTCATTCAACGGAGGAGATACTTGTTATCGTGGTTTTGTTAAAATCGATAAAAACGCTCATTATTCCAGTTCTAAAGTGGAATGTGATACCTTGCTAATGGATAATATCTCTAGAACTGACACTCTACCAACTGAGATTATTAAGAATAAGTATTCTACTTTAGAACATGAAGCTAAAGTATCTAATATTAGCGAAGAACAATTGTTCTATATGATGTCTAAAGGAATATCTAAAGAAGTAGCTGAAAACTTAATTGTGTTAGGTTTTATTGAACCTTTCACCAAAGAACTTCCAATGGAATATGCGATTGAGCTCAATCGATTAATTACTATGGATATGGAAGGAAGTGTAGGTTAA
- a CDS encoding DnaJ domain-containing protein: MRPFIEPNYYEVLGVAETASKEDIKRAFRRLAREYHPDVNKSPDAEAKFKEINRAYTILGTETSRFDFDRRLKQRRQTTTSAASFFQQRNSTSTNVSRNNQNYYQILNVSETDSIDKITIQYKMVRLQHSSVFSRNNFSAETLRKIEAAYEVLSDPNKRARYNLYLKQTNPSVMSFEVWLAKNPEPTNVKKKVAPPVIKEEKQSKQKTEKESTQERLETEDKPQEEKNKQIYDPDSLFTKTIKGGLRIIKRTTNIQLGLSYLMLICIMISLILTFLQKNSVLADVYPILSSIWYPFVSVLFGITTLLSFFNMYLSWDFSVKNPEFKKVNMMWIITSLLFFSVFYAAYVTKKAIENQKIYMNRINNS; the protein is encoded by the coding sequence ATGCGACCTTTTATTGAGCCAAATTATTATGAAGTATTAGGTGTAGCTGAAACTGCTTCTAAAGAAGATATCAAAAGAGCATTTAGACGTCTAGCGCGTGAATATCACCCAGACGTTAATAAATCGCCTGATGCTGAAGCTAAATTTAAAGAGATCAATAGAGCATATACTATTCTAGGAACTGAAACTTCTAGATTTGATTTTGATCGCCGACTTAAACAAAGACGTCAAACAACAACATCTGCTGCATCTTTTTTTCAACAACGCAATTCAACTAGTACTAATGTAAGCCGTAATAATCAAAATTATTACCAAATCCTTAATGTATCTGAAACTGATTCAATCGATAAGATTACAATTCAGTACAAAATGGTAAGATTGCAACACTCAAGTGTGTTTTCAAGAAATAATTTTTCGGCTGAGACTCTTCGTAAAATTGAAGCGGCTTATGAAGTATTAAGCGATCCAAATAAAAGGGCTAGGTATAATCTTTATTTAAAACAGACTAATCCTTCTGTTATGAGTTTTGAAGTTTGATTGGCTAAAAACCCAGAACCAACAAACGTTAAGAAAAAAGTTGCTCCACCAGTAATTAAGGAAGAGAAACAATCTAAACAAAAAACAGAAAAAGAATCAACACAAGAACGATTAGAAACAGAAGATAAGCCTCAAGAAGAAAAAAATAAACAAATTTACGACCCTGATTCTTTATTCACTAAAACAATCAAGGGTGGCCTTCGTATCATCAAAAGAACTACCAATATTCAATTAGGATTAAGTTATTTAATGCTAATCTGTATTATGATTAGTTTAATCTTAACTTTCTTGCAAAAAAACTCAGTTCTTGCTGATGTATATCCAATACTAAGTTCGATTTGATATCCATTCGTATCAGTTTTATTTGGAATAACAACTTTATTAAGTTTCTTTAATATGTATTTATCATGAGACTTTAGTGTTAAGAATCCAGAATTCAAGAAAGTTAATATGATGTGAATAATAACTTCCTTATTATTCTTTAGTGTTTTTTATGCTGCTTATGTAACTAAAAAAGCAATTGAAAACCAAAAAATATACATGAATCGAATAAATAATTCGTAA